CTGTCGTAATCTCCATACCAGTCCCAGCACCATTCCCAAACATTTCCACTCATATCATAAATCCCAAGCTTATTAGCCTGCTTTCCCCCAGCACTATGAGTTTTACTTCCTGAAGTATCAGAATACCAGGCTACTTGTTTAAGGTCATTACCCCCAGCATACTTATAGCCCTTGCTTTTATTACCGCCCAGAGCAGCATACTCCCATTCAGCCCCTGTTGGCAACCGGTAGCCATTAGCATTGAAATCACACTTAATATTAGTCCCAGAACTACTATAACAGCGATCAAGTCCTTCTTTATCACTAAGTTTATTACAATATTCCACAGCATCATACCAGCTAACCTGCTCAACTGGAGCATCTTTGCCAGATTCCTTGAACTTAGCAGGGTTCTTTCCCATCACAGATTCATACAGCTCCTGAGTTACTTCATATCTGCCAATATAAAAATTACTCACTGTCACGCGGTGTACCGGTTTTTCATCACTTTCTCCATCATTTGACCCCATCTGGAAAGTACCGCCTTCCACAAAAACCATTCCTACCAAACTCTTGCCGGTTCTGGAAGATGTATTATTGTATGCTGTCTCTGGCTGCAAAGAAATGCTCACCTCTGTAGTAGCATCCACATCTATCTCAATTTGCTTAGTCTGGTTCTGATAGCCCTTGCAATTTGCAGAAATTGCATATTTACCAATTGCCAGTTCGCGCAGATATTTGGAACCTTTCCAGTTTTGCACAGTATTATTACCTTTAGATAAAGTAACATTTGCTTCCATCGGCTCCACTACAAATTGAAGTTTACCGAATTTCTGACTCAATTCAAAGCTCTCTGTTTTATCTTTTCCCTTGATCACTGTCACTGTGCGGGTTTCAGCATAATATCCTTCTTTCTTCACTTCCACTTTATACATCCCGGCAGAAACTTCTTTGCTCTTTCCACTTAATTCCTGATTATTGATCAGGATAGCACAATCAGACGGTATCGTGTTAATAGTAAGTACTGAAGTATTACTTACCAAAGTATAATCGAAAACGTTATCACCCTCCTGGATTACAGTGATTTCCTCTTCAATCTGGTCATATTTATCCTTTGACAGTCGTAAATTATATTTCCCCGGAAATTTAAATAACTGCTTGTTGGTTATGCCCTCATTTACATTATTAATATTGATATCAGCTCCATCGGGCACTGATTTCATCGTGATCATTACTGGCTCTATTTCATTTAATACTATATCCCTGAAAAGCACCTGCTCCTCTTCTACTGTAATGGTCTTTGTATAATCCATATACCCGCTCTTCTTCACTTCCAGCAGATGCTCGCCCTTGCTGATTGTATATGTATCTTCTGTACCCAGCAATTCACCATCCAGCCACTTCTCTGCGCCATTGGGATCAGCAATAATTGATATTGTAATAGATTTATTTCCTGTTATCTTCAGATGAAACACATCCCCGGATTTTACACTATTTATCCCAAAAGAAGACAGCACCACTTTCAAAGGTTCAAAACCCTCAGCATGCACATCAATAGCACGTTCACCAGGTGATACATAAACATTCCATCTACCCATTGCCGGATTAGTGATCTTACCCACAGCCCCGTTCCAGGGACGAAAATCCATATCAACATCCAGATCAGTAATAAAAGAAATCAGAGCTGCCTGATTTTTATTAGCATCCAGTTTATCACCAGGCACAATCTCACCAGTTGCCCGGGTTGCCTTACCCACAATAGAAAGCTGATTTAATTCCTGACCTGACAAAATACTGATTGAAAGCCCTATTAACAAAATAAAAACTAAATATTTATTACTTATCATCCATCCCCCAAAATAAACATTCTCAATTTTGTTCGAATATTAAATCCAGACATTTTTCCGCAAGCCATTTATTTTCCCAGACAAGCTATTAAGTTAAGAATCAGTAGCTATACCTAAATCCTATCTTCGCTCAATATTACTACTCACAAAAAATCATGTAAATATCTTCAATCCCATAAATCCTGATTCAGACAATTTCCTTAATCCTAATCCTATTTTGAACTGCGGACTAAGCGGAAGCCGAGGTTGAAGTAGCTGAAGCCAGGAAAGTAGCTGCGACGATTAGCAGTCCGGCAGCTACTGGCATTGTAGTTCCAGCTACCACCCCGACCCACACGGTAAGAGCCCGCTGATGAGCCCCTCGGATTATTCTGCGAACCGCTGCTGTAATCTCCATACTGATCCCAGCACCATTCCCAAACATTGCCACTCATATCATGAATCCCAAGCTCATTAGCCTGCTTACCACCTATAGGATGAGTTTTACTGCCTGAATTATAATCATAACAGGCTACACTACCAATATCATTACTTCCAGCATATTTATAGCCCTTGCTTTTATTACCACCCTCCGCTGCATA
The DNA window shown above is from Candidatus Stygibacter australis and carries:
- a CDS encoding SUMF1/EgtB/PvdO family nonheme iron enzyme: MISNKYLVFILLIGLSISILSGQELNQLSIVGKATRATGEIVPGDKLDANKNQAALISFITDLDVDMDFRPWNGAVGKITNPAMGRWNVYVSPGERAIDVHAEGFEPLKVVLSSFGINSVKSGDVFHLKITGNKSITISIIADPNGAEKWLDGELLGTEDTYTISKGEHLLEVKKSGYMDYTKTITVEEEQVLFRDIVLNEIEPVMITMKSVPDGADININNVNEGITNKQLFKFPGKYNLRLSKDKYDQIEEEITVIQEGDNVFDYTLVSNTSVLTINTIPSDCAILINNQELSGKSKEVSAGMYKVEVKKEGYYAETRTVTVIKGKDKTESFELSQKFGKLQFVVEPMEANVTLSKGNNTVQNWKGSKYLRELAIGKYAISANCKGYQNQTKQIEIDVDATTEVSISLQPETAYNNTSSRTGKSLVGMVFVEGGTFQMGSNDGESDEKPVHRVTVSNFYIGRYEVTQELYESVMGKNPAKFKESGKDAPVEQVSWYDAVEYCNKLSDKEGLDRCYSSSGTNIKCDFNANGYRLPTGAEWEYAALGGNKSKGYKYAGGNDLKQVAWYSDTSGSKTHSAGGKQANKLGIYDMSGNVWEWCWDWYGDYDSSKQNNPRGSSLGSDRVNRGGSWNSYARGCRIAYRSYFSPGYSRSRIGFRVASSSK